The following are encoded in a window of Corynebacterium marinum DSM 44953 genomic DNA:
- a CDS encoding pyridoxamine 5'-phosphate oxidase family protein: MPEQRRTTYADLAFGPRVRARQREVGADNRIDPPGDAPFLLDGRDRRLIREADFFLLSTVTEAGWPYTQHKGGPRGFVQVPDGRTLVFPDFPGNRQFVTLGNLDAGSRVCLFFVDFPTRRRLKVFGRARTVEAADDPQLIARLGEVPGMPRRIDRAVIVQVTDVDANCSRNITPRWDGAAVDERIDLYRRDIAELKAEVARLRSQLG, from the coding sequence GTGCCGGAGCAGAGGAGGACCACCTACGCCGACCTCGCCTTCGGGCCGCGGGTGCGGGCGCGGCAGCGGGAGGTCGGAGCCGACAACCGGATCGACCCGCCGGGGGACGCGCCTTTTCTTCTCGACGGCCGCGACCGCCGGCTTATCCGGGAGGCGGACTTCTTCCTGCTGTCCACCGTCACGGAGGCCGGCTGGCCCTACACCCAGCACAAGGGCGGGCCGCGCGGCTTCGTGCAGGTGCCTGACGGCCGCACGCTCGTCTTCCCGGATTTTCCGGGAAACAGGCAGTTCGTCACCCTGGGCAACCTCGACGCCGGCAGCCGAGTGTGCCTGTTCTTCGTGGACTTTCCCACCCGGCGCCGGCTCAAGGTCTTCGGCCGCGCCCGCACGGTGGAGGCCGCCGACGACCCGCAGCTGATCGCGCGCCTGGGGGAGGTACCTGGCATGCCGCGCCGGATCGACCGGGCCGTGATCGTGCAGGTCACCGACGTCGACGCCAACTGCTCCCGCAACATCACCCCGCGCTGGGACGGCGCGGCGGTCGACGAGCGGATCGACCTCTACCGCCGCGACATCGCGGAGCTGAAAGCCGAGGTGGCCCGGTTGCGCAGTCAGCTGGGTTAA
- a CDS encoding NAD(P)/FAD-dependent oxidoreductase: MVTLDDGGELTYDGLIIATGSFARRFTDSTHEYTIRSLDDAARLKASLTGRPKVTVIGGGPLGMEVASGAVGLGCDVTLVHPGTPMELHLGPLLGGILTQAALEHGLNVIDSLVASVREDDGGMVVALADGTELNSGIVITAAGDLPNTAWIEGSGLLVDGRLIADGRCRVTDSIVAAGDVVWIDHGQGPRRTPIWTAAIEQAKVAAASLIQGDDAEPLDFQSYFWTDQWGLNLKMSGPIPQGTNPAVIKGSLDERSAVLHWPESGTAAALNMRMQIPRLHRLAATEAATA; this comes from the coding sequence GTGGTCACGCTCGATGACGGCGGCGAGCTGACCTACGACGGCCTCATCATCGCCACCGGTTCCTTCGCACGCCGCTTCACCGACTCCACCCACGAGTACACCATCCGTTCGCTCGACGACGCCGCCCGCCTCAAGGCCAGCCTCACCGGCCGCCCCAAGGTCACCGTCATCGGCGGCGGCCCGCTGGGCATGGAGGTCGCCTCCGGCGCGGTGGGCCTGGGCTGCGACGTCACCCTCGTCCACCCGGGCACCCCGATGGAACTGCACCTCGGCCCCCTGCTCGGCGGGATACTCACCCAGGCCGCCCTCGAACACGGGCTGAACGTCATCGACTCCCTGGTCGCCTCTGTCCGCGAGGACGACGGGGGCATGGTTGTCGCGCTCGCCGACGGCACCGAGCTCAACTCCGGCATCGTAATCACCGCCGCCGGCGACCTGCCCAACACCGCCTGGATCGAGGGTTCCGGGCTGCTTGTCGACGGCCGCCTCATCGCCGACGGGCGATGCCGGGTCACCGACTCCATCGTCGCCGCGGGCGACGTCGTGTGGATCGACCACGGTCAGGGTCCGCGCCGCACCCCGATCTGGACCGCCGCCATCGAGCAGGCCAAGGTCGCCGCCGCGTCGCTGATCCAGGGCGATGACGCCGAACCTCTCGACTTCCAGTCCTACTTCTGGACCGACCAGTGGGGCCTCAACCTCAAGATGTCCGGCCCCATCCCGCAGGGCACCAACCCGGCGGTGATCAAGGGTTCCCTGGATGAGCGCTCGGCGGTGCTGCACTGGCCCGAGTCCGGCACCGCCGCCGCCCTGAACATGCGCATGCAGATCCCCCGCCTGCACAGGCTGGCCGCGACCGAGGCGGCGACGGCTTAA
- a CDS encoding cytochrome P450 — MDPRKFYNPEVFDITRNAVDHIGFGYGIHACAGQDLAKLEIHGLLTAWATQVESYRIGAVVPRLNNFTRPYESIEIADIKRV; from the coding sequence ATGGACCCGCGCAAGTTCTACAACCCCGAGGTCTTCGACATCACCCGCAACGCCGTCGACCACATCGGCTTCGGCTACGGCATCCACGCCTGCGCCGGCCAGGACCTGGCCAAGCTGGAGATCCACGGACTGCTCACCGCCTGGGCCACGCAGGTCGAGAGCTACCGGATCGGTGCGGTCGTGCCGCGCCTGAACAACTTCACCCGCCCCTACGAGTCCATCGAGATCGCCGACATTAAGCGGGTGTAG
- the alr gene encoding alanine racemase, producing the protein MDLLATRIDLDAIAHNTRLLKELVGDTQLMAVVKADGYGHGAGRVAEVMAANGADSFGVATLREAVELRESGVGKPILAWIWSPEQDLVEALALRVQLGVPSLRHAQALVDAAVPARVTVKVDTGLHRSGVDETDWAEVFTLLRDAEHLTVTGLFSHLACADEPEHPANDEQAAAFRRAIDLARGMGLDVPVNHLCNSPGTLTRPDLHHQLVRVGLAMYGLEPVAGLDHGLKPAMSWVGRITVVKPIQPGESTSYGHTWTATEPGWLAVVPAGYADGVPRSWQGKLSVGIGGKLYPQVGRVCMDQIVVDLGANEFGVSPGDEAVLFGEGGMSADELAAATGTINYEIICTPAGRTARVYEGGVQL; encoded by the coding sequence ATGGATCTTCTCGCCACCCGCATCGATCTCGACGCCATCGCCCACAACACCCGCCTGCTCAAGGAGCTGGTGGGTGACACCCAGCTCATGGCGGTAGTTAAGGCCGACGGATACGGCCACGGCGCCGGCCGGGTGGCGGAGGTGATGGCCGCCAACGGTGCCGACAGTTTCGGCGTGGCCACCCTGCGCGAGGCGGTCGAGCTGCGGGAGTCGGGAGTCGGCAAGCCCATCCTCGCCTGGATCTGGTCCCCGGAGCAGGATCTCGTGGAGGCGCTCGCACTCCGCGTCCAGCTCGGCGTCCCCTCGCTGCGCCATGCACAGGCGCTTGTCGACGCCGCCGTCCCCGCCCGCGTCACCGTCAAGGTCGACACCGGGCTGCACCGCTCCGGGGTCGACGAAACAGACTGGGCGGAGGTGTTCACCCTGCTGCGCGACGCCGAACACCTCACCGTCACCGGCCTGTTCTCCCACCTGGCCTGCGCCGACGAGCCGGAGCACCCGGCGAACGACGAGCAGGCCGCCGCTTTCCGGCGGGCCATCGACCTGGCCCGGGGGATGGGCCTGGATGTGCCGGTCAACCACCTGTGCAACTCGCCCGGAACCCTGACCCGCCCCGACCTGCACCACCAGCTCGTCCGGGTCGGCCTGGCCATGTACGGGCTCGAGCCGGTCGCTGGCCTGGACCACGGACTCAAACCCGCGATGAGCTGGGTCGGGCGGATCACGGTGGTCAAACCCATCCAGCCGGGCGAATCCACCAGCTACGGGCACACCTGGACCGCGACGGAACCGGGCTGGCTCGCGGTCGTCCCGGCCGGCTACGCCGACGGAGTACCCCGCTCCTGGCAGGGAAAATTGAGTGTGGGCATCGGCGGCAAACTCTATCCGCAGGTCGGGCGGGTGTGCATGGACCAGATCGTGGTGGACCTGGGCGCCAACGAATTCGGCGTCTCCCCGGGGGATGAGGCCGTCCTCTTCGGGGAGGGCGGCATGAGCGCCGACGAGCTCGCCGCCGCCACGGGCACCATCAACTACGAGATCATCTGCACCCCGGCCGGGCGCACCGCCCGCGTCTACGAGGGCGGGGTGCAGCTGTGA
- the tsaE gene encoding tRNA (adenosine(37)-N6)-threonylcarbamoyltransferase complex ATPase subunit type 1 TsaE: MKSSFPRSGSRELGTADGTQAFGEELGRALEAGDVVILDGPLGAGKTTFTQGIARGLGVKGRVTSPTFVIAREHRSTVGGPALVHVDAYRLLGEGSSGDPLGELDALDLDTELSDAVVVAEWGGGLVEQIAEVYLLVRIDRETAVLRDPSSEARILTWELVTD, from the coding sequence GTGAAGTCGTCGTTCCCGCGGTCGGGATCGCGCGAGCTGGGCACCGCCGACGGGACCCAGGCTTTCGGGGAGGAGCTGGGCCGCGCGCTGGAAGCCGGCGACGTGGTCATCCTGGACGGCCCGCTCGGCGCCGGCAAGACCACCTTCACCCAGGGCATCGCCCGCGGCCTGGGGGTCAAGGGGAGGGTGACCTCCCCGACGTTCGTCATCGCCCGCGAGCACCGTTCCACCGTCGGCGGTCCCGCGCTCGTGCACGTCGACGCCTACCGGCTGCTCGGGGAGGGCTCCTCAGGGGACCCGCTCGGCGAGCTCGACGCGCTGGACCTGGACACCGAGCTTTCCGACGCCGTCGTGGTCGCCGAATGGGGCGGCGGCCTGGTCGAGCAGATCGCGGAGGTGTACCTGCTCGTCCGGATCGACCGGGAGACCGCGGTCCTGCGCGACCCTTCGTCCGAGGCCCGGATCTTGACCTGGGAACTCGTCACGGACTGA
- a CDS encoding NUDIX hydrolase, producing MHSPRNPGPLRDPRGVAKFRHEAVAVVLRVGLPDLAPPRLEVLAHRRRRPPFEGGWALPSGPVEVDETLDESVLRHLAQRTGVAAPAHLEQLETRGTPGRDPWDRTIATAFLALLPWSGTPGPGDDLAWLPVAELPGMAFDHGELTRAAAERLRAKLSYTNIAFALAPETFTLAQLRDAYSAVLGHEVSATNLQRILTRRGQLAATGERAVPGAGGGRPAQLHRFTRRELTVTDPFAVLRP from the coding sequence GTGCACAGCCCCAGGAACCCCGGCCCCCTCCGCGACCCGCGGGGCGTGGCCAAGTTCCGCCACGAGGCCGTCGCGGTGGTCCTGCGGGTCGGACTCCCCGACCTCGCCCCACCCCGGCTCGAGGTGCTGGCCCACCGGCGGCGACGCCCTCCCTTCGAGGGAGGGTGGGCGCTGCCCAGCGGCCCCGTCGAGGTCGACGAGACGCTCGACGAATCGGTGCTGCGCCACCTCGCGCAGCGGACGGGAGTGGCCGCCCCCGCCCACCTGGAGCAGCTGGAGACCCGCGGCACACCCGGGCGCGACCCGTGGGACCGGACCATCGCGACCGCCTTCCTCGCTCTCCTCCCCTGGTCCGGGACACCCGGCCCCGGGGACGACCTGGCCTGGCTGCCGGTGGCGGAGCTGCCGGGGATGGCCTTCGACCACGGCGAGCTGACCCGGGCAGCGGCGGAACGGCTGCGGGCCAAGCTCTCGTACACCAATATCGCCTTCGCCCTGGCGCCGGAAACCTTCACACTCGCCCAGCTGCGCGACGCCTACTCGGCGGTGCTCGGACACGAGGTCTCGGCCACCAACCTCCAACGCATCCTCACCCGGCGCGGGCAGCTCGCGGCGACCGGGGAGCGCGCCGTCCCCGGCGCGGGCGGCGGCCGTCCGGCTCAGCTGCACCGTTTCACCCGCCGCGAACTCACCGTCACTGACCCCTTCGCCGTGCTGCGGCCCTGA
- the nadB gene encoding L-aspartate oxidase has translation MTPIRTTGLLPVPEPTWRRSTGVVIVGSGAAGLTVAVHLAEAGIPAVLLTRATDPAESATDWAQGGLAAVWDAADTAEAHIADTLTAGAGLCDPSAVRTLVESAPGVVRRLIELGARFDRAGGSYDLHLEGGHSARRILHARGDGSGREVERTLLHALRRRLDQPGCSVRLRTGLRAVDVLTDARGAASGVRVRDGAGAIGELLASTVVLATGGAGQAWTLTSNPAVATGDGLAMAWRAGAAVRDLEFTQFHPTVLHRRAGQPRTGGRDVLISEAVRGEGAVLVDHAGRRVMAGVHPLGDLAPRDVVSAAMHAHLSATGEECLLLDARHFGPAAWEEKFPGILAMLRERGVDPVVEPVPVRPGAHYLCGGVAADMEGRTTVPGLFAIGEVAATGVHGANRLASNSVPEALVMGDRLGRWLRDLPPLEPGLPVPRRVVELTDPAALPRINEIMDTLVGVLREADGLDAAVGALADLPGTTALDDAALDATAVHTTALLVAHAARERTESRGAHRRADHPQASPVWEAHLSLRAGPGGLRVSREPLGGFSAAAVSAV, from the coding sequence ATGACACCCATCCGCACCACCGGCCTGCTTCCGGTGCCCGAGCCCACCTGGCGGCGGTCCACCGGAGTGGTCATCGTCGGCTCCGGTGCCGCCGGCCTGACCGTCGCTGTCCACCTCGCCGAGGCAGGCATTCCCGCCGTACTGCTTACCCGCGCCACCGACCCGGCCGAATCCGCCACCGACTGGGCACAGGGCGGGCTGGCGGCGGTGTGGGACGCCGCCGACACCGCCGAAGCGCACATCGCGGACACCCTCACCGCCGGGGCGGGGCTGTGCGATCCGTCGGCGGTGCGCACTCTCGTCGAATCGGCACCCGGGGTCGTGCGCCGCCTCATCGAGCTGGGCGCCCGCTTCGACCGGGCGGGTGGCAGCTACGACCTGCACCTCGAGGGCGGACACAGCGCCCGCCGCATCCTCCACGCTCGCGGTGACGGCTCGGGCAGGGAGGTCGAGCGCACGCTCCTGCACGCCCTGCGCCGACGTCTCGACCAGCCGGGCTGCAGCGTCCGGTTGCGCACCGGCCTGCGGGCCGTCGACGTGCTCACCGACGCCCGCGGCGCCGCGTCCGGGGTGCGCGTCCGGGACGGGGCCGGCGCTATCGGCGAGCTGCTGGCGTCCACCGTCGTACTCGCCACCGGCGGGGCGGGGCAGGCCTGGACGTTGACCTCCAACCCCGCGGTGGCCACCGGCGACGGGCTGGCCATGGCGTGGCGGGCAGGCGCGGCGGTGCGCGACCTCGAGTTCACCCAGTTCCACCCCACCGTTCTCCACCGCCGCGCGGGCCAGCCCCGCACCGGCGGGCGCGACGTCCTCATCTCTGAGGCGGTGCGAGGGGAGGGCGCCGTCCTCGTCGACCATGCCGGCCGCCGCGTCATGGCGGGCGTGCACCCGCTGGGCGACCTCGCCCCGCGCGACGTCGTTTCCGCCGCGATGCACGCGCACCTGTCGGCCACGGGGGAGGAGTGCCTGCTTCTCGACGCCCGCCACTTCGGCCCGGCGGCCTGGGAGGAGAAGTTCCCCGGCATCCTGGCGATGCTGCGCGAACGCGGCGTTGACCCGGTGGTCGAACCCGTCCCGGTGCGCCCCGGCGCCCACTACCTCTGCGGCGGGGTCGCCGCCGACATGGAGGGGCGCACGACGGTGCCCGGCCTGTTCGCGATCGGGGAGGTTGCCGCCACCGGCGTGCACGGGGCGAACCGGTTGGCCTCCAACTCGGTGCCCGAGGCGCTCGTCATGGGCGACCGGCTGGGGCGGTGGTTGCGCGACCTTCCCCCGTTAGAACCAGGCCTGCCCGTGCCGCGCCGCGTCGTGGAGCTCACCGACCCGGCCGCCTTACCCCGGATCAACGAGATCATGGACACCCTCGTCGGGGTGCTGCGGGAGGCGGATGGTCTGGACGCCGCGGTCGGGGCCCTCGCCGACCTGCCCGGCACCACGGCGCTCGACGACGCAGCCCTCGACGCCACCGCCGTGCACACCACCGCGCTGCTGGTCGCGCACGCCGCCCGGGAACGGACGGAATCCCGCGGTGCGCACCGGCGGGCGGATCATCCGCAGGCCTCCCCGGTCTGGGAGGCCCACCTGAGCCTGCGGGCCGGGCCCGGTGGGCTCCGGGTCAGCCGGGAGCCGCTCGGCGGGTTCAGTGCCGCCGCGGTGTCGGCGGTGTGA
- a CDS encoding beta-eliminating lyase-related protein, which produces MAIPDHSFKGNLDVDALRSLIDIRGVEAISSVRMEAGTSLIGGQPFSVQNLREVSQVWCVHGIPLVLDASLLADNLYFNTYGGMSVRDMKATTVGLEETMDEDMINQGPQFIGYMVTVLAAALCVYSGVHGMERGTMSEARDAEGAEPLADMELVRLAMPRRVFTLSQVNYVIHRLGGLEWEEADILRFFYGRLKPKSGWSDTLVATFRGDFGDSL; this is translated from the coding sequence TTGGCCATCCCCGACCACTCCTTCAAGGGCAACCTCGACGTCGACGCGCTGCGTTCGCTGATCGACATCCGCGGCGTCGAGGCCATCTCCTCCGTCCGTATGGAGGCCGGCACCAGCCTCATCGGCGGGCAGCCTTTCTCCGTGCAGAACCTGCGCGAGGTCTCGCAAGTGTGGTGCGTCCATGGCATCCCGCTGGTGCTCGACGCATCCCTGCTGGCGGACAACCTGTACTTCAACACCTACGGCGGCATGTCCGTCCGGGACATGAAGGCGACCACCGTCGGCCTGGAAGAAACCATGGACGAGGACATGATCAATCAGGGCCCCCAGTTCATCGGGTACATGGTCACCGTCCTCGCCGCCGCCCTGTGCGTCTACTCCGGTGTCCACGGCATGGAACGCGGCACCATGTCCGAGGCACGCGACGCCGAGGGTGCCGAACCGCTCGCCGACATGGAACTCGTCCGCCTGGCGATGCCCCGCCGGGTGTTCACACTCTCCCAGGTCAACTACGTCATCCACCGCCTCGGCGGGTTGGAGTGGGAGGAGGCGGACATCCTGCGCTTCTTCTACGGCCGGCTCAAGCCGAAATCCGGCTGGAGCGACACGCTGGTGGCCACGTTCCGCGGGGACTTCGGGGACAGCCTCTGA
- a CDS encoding aspartate:alanine exchanger family transporter has protein sequence MLDFLAANPLIALVAILAAGLALGKIRILGISLGAAAVLFVALGLSTANPDIQIPALVYQLGLAMFVYAIGLTAGEQFFAEFRSRGWRLTLFMVLLLVGLVGAAYGIIRVLGLGDLAGAGMFAGALSSTPGMAAIVDMVEGGSLVDPARAGEPVVGYSLAYPGAVIGSILVAAVGAKLLKVDHLADAEKEGLIIAPLEWDGVRIGPGVEGTVAQLPRLAGAEIIATRIVHSDVDHSLAAPTDRLHEDMVLVINGTEEAIRTAQRNLGGRVTVKIEDTDLIYSRMTVSNPRVVGRRLQDLDTVSAGFRIARIRRGDAEEVPHPGDVLNYSDRVRVVAPPNRMDEVRAYLGDSEKSLAAPDLLPFAVGLLAGLLLGAVPLPLPGGSVLSLGFGGGPIIVGLILGALHRTGPLTWTMPYHAVHTLNTLGLSLFLAGVGTTAGAGFRLALTDPSSLTVMAAGLLITVTSAVVCAVAGMLVLRLTWDESMGVAAGATTNPAIISYLNGQTGTELASRGYATVYPTAMIGKIVASQVLLLLLL, from the coding sequence GTGCTTGATTTCCTCGCTGCCAACCCGCTCATCGCGCTCGTGGCGATCCTCGCCGCGGGCCTGGCCCTGGGCAAGATCCGCATTCTCGGAATCTCCCTCGGCGCGGCGGCGGTGCTCTTCGTCGCGCTGGGCCTGTCGACGGCGAACCCCGACATCCAGATCCCCGCGCTGGTGTACCAGCTGGGGCTGGCCATGTTCGTCTACGCCATCGGCCTGACGGCGGGGGAGCAGTTCTTCGCCGAGTTCCGGTCCCGGGGCTGGCGCCTCACGCTGTTCATGGTCCTGCTGCTCGTCGGCCTCGTCGGTGCGGCCTACGGCATCATCCGGGTGTTGGGGCTGGGGGACCTCGCCGGCGCGGGCATGTTCGCGGGGGCCCTGAGCTCCACGCCGGGCATGGCGGCGATCGTCGACATGGTGGAGGGCGGTTCGCTGGTGGACCCGGCCCGCGCCGGGGAGCCGGTCGTCGGTTATTCACTGGCCTACCCGGGGGCCGTCATCGGTTCCATCCTGGTGGCCGCGGTCGGAGCGAAACTGCTCAAGGTCGACCATCTGGCGGACGCGGAGAAGGAGGGGCTGATCATCGCCCCGCTGGAGTGGGACGGGGTGCGCATCGGGCCGGGGGTCGAGGGGACGGTGGCGCAGTTGCCGAGGTTGGCGGGCGCCGAGATCATCGCCACCCGCATCGTCCACAGCGACGTCGACCATTCCCTGGCCGCGCCCACGGACCGGCTGCACGAGGATATGGTGCTGGTGATCAACGGAACCGAGGAGGCCATCCGGACGGCGCAACGCAACCTCGGCGGCCGGGTCACCGTGAAGATCGAGGACACCGACCTCATCTACAGCCGTATGACCGTGTCGAATCCGCGCGTGGTGGGGCGGCGCCTGCAGGACCTGGACACCGTGTCCGCCGGGTTCCGGATCGCGCGCATCCGGCGCGGCGACGCAGAGGAGGTGCCCCACCCCGGGGACGTGCTCAACTACTCCGACCGGGTCCGTGTCGTCGCTCCGCCGAACCGGATGGACGAGGTCCGGGCCTACCTGGGGGACTCCGAGAAATCCCTCGCCGCGCCGGACCTCCTGCCCTTCGCCGTCGGCCTGCTCGCGGGTCTGTTGCTCGGTGCGGTCCCGCTTCCGCTGCCCGGCGGGTCGGTGCTCTCGCTCGGCTTCGGCGGCGGGCCGATCATCGTGGGCCTCATCCTCGGCGCGCTGCACCGCACGGGGCCGCTGACCTGGACGATGCCGTACCACGCGGTGCACACGCTGAACACCCTCGGGCTGTCGCTGTTTCTGGCGGGCGTGGGCACTACCGCGGGGGCAGGTTTCCGCCTGGCGCTGACCGACCCATCCTCCCTGACCGTCATGGCGGCGGGGCTGCTCATCACCGTCACCTCGGCGGTGGTGTGTGCTGTTGCCGGCATGCTGGTGCTGCGCCTGACCTGGGACGAGTCGATGGGCGTGGCGGCGGGCGCCACCACGAACCCGGCGATCATCTCCTACCTCAACGGCCAGACGGGGACGGAGCTCGCCTCCCGCGGTTACGCCACGGTGTACCCGACGGCGATGATCGGCAAGATCGTCGCCAGCCAGGTGCTTCTACTGCTGCTGCTGTAG
- the tsaB gene encoding tRNA (adenosine(37)-N6)-threonylcarbamoyltransferase complex dimerization subunit type 1 TsaB, with translation MLVLAIDTSTPDLVTGLVDTSTGQTHDRVIPDTRAHNEQLTPTVRALLSDAAVAFTDLDAVVVGCGPGPFTGLRVGMATAAALGDALGIPVHGVCSLDAVARRLPAGPALVASDARRREIYWATYDGGARTAGPDVVKPAELVLPHDVAVVSVPEHLAEQLPDALRGVEKRDLAPDAASLAAVADLTSTPAPLVPLYLRRPDAKEPKPVPRSPAIPEVEL, from the coding sequence GTGCTTGTACTGGCGATCGACACCTCCACCCCCGACCTGGTCACGGGCCTGGTGGACACGTCCACGGGGCAGACCCACGACCGGGTGATCCCGGATACGCGTGCCCACAATGAGCAGCTCACCCCCACGGTGCGGGCCCTGCTTTCCGATGCCGCCGTGGCCTTCACCGACCTCGACGCCGTCGTCGTCGGATGCGGCCCGGGCCCCTTCACGGGCCTGCGGGTCGGCATGGCGACGGCCGCGGCCCTCGGCGACGCGCTGGGCATCCCGGTGCACGGGGTGTGTTCCCTCGACGCGGTTGCCCGGCGCCTGCCCGCCGGCCCCGCACTGGTGGCCTCAGACGCCCGCCGCCGGGAGATCTACTGGGCCACCTACGACGGTGGGGCCCGCACCGCCGGCCCGGACGTGGTGAAACCCGCCGAGCTGGTTCTCCCGCACGACGTGGCGGTCGTCTCCGTCCCGGAGCACCTGGCGGAACAACTGCCTGACGCGCTGCGCGGCGTCGAGAAGCGGGACCTGGCCCCCGACGCGGCGTCCCTGGCCGCGGTTGCCGACCTGACGTCGACCCCCGCGCCGCTCGTCCCGCTCTACCTGCGTCGACCCGACGCCAAGGAACCGAAGCCGGTGCCCCGGTCGCCCGCCATCCCGGAAGTGGAGTTGTAG
- the rimI gene encoding ribosomal protein S18-alanine N-acetyltransferase gives MEIRHLDFEHAARCAELEQLLFPEDNPWPRDIFVVEFAQPNNLYLGVFDGDDLLAYGGISQLGPRHDPEFEIHTIGVDPEHRRKGLGRLLMQQLMAIADNLDGEVFLEVGTDNEAAIAMYEAFDFHRIGERKNYYQPSGADAYTMKRAARSER, from the coding sequence ATGGAGATCCGTCACCTGGACTTCGAGCACGCCGCGCGCTGCGCCGAACTGGAGCAGCTGCTGTTCCCGGAGGACAACCCGTGGCCGCGGGACATCTTCGTCGTCGAGTTCGCTCAGCCCAACAACCTTTACCTGGGGGTGTTCGACGGGGACGACCTGCTGGCCTACGGCGGCATCTCGCAGCTGGGGCCGCGGCACGACCCCGAGTTCGAGATCCACACCATCGGCGTCGATCCGGAGCACCGCCGGAAGGGGCTGGGGCGGCTGCTCATGCAGCAGCTCATGGCGATCGCCGACAACCTGGACGGCGAGGTGTTCCTCGAGGTGGGGACCGACAACGAGGCCGCGATCGCGATGTACGAGGCCTTCGACTTCCACCGGATCGGGGAACGGAAGAACTACTACCAGCCCTCGGGGGCTGACGCATACACGATGAAGCGTGCCGCGAGGAGCGAAAGATGA
- the tsaD gene encoding tRNA (adenosine(37)-N6)-threonylcarbamoyltransferase complex transferase subunit TsaD, giving the protein MIVLGVESSCDETGVGVVDLAADGTVTILADKVASSMQEHARFGGVVPEIASRAHLEQMGPVMRAALAEAGVARPDAVAATVGPGLAGALLVGASAAKAYAAAWDVPFYGVNHLGGHVAVANLEGDPLPHSVALLVSGGHTQLLEVEAVGRPMRELGSTLDDAAGEAYDKVARLLGLGYPGGPVIDRLARLGDPAAVAFPRGLTKRVDEERGHRHDFSFSGLKTAVARYVEAAEREGRVISVEDVCASFQEAVCDVLTLKAVRACQDTGAGVLLLGGGVAANSRLRELAQERCAAAGIELRVPRFSLCTDNGVMIAALAAQLIHEGAGPSELTVGTDPSLEVEIPLVGA; this is encoded by the coding sequence ATGATTGTCCTGGGTGTGGAGAGCAGCTGCGACGAAACCGGCGTCGGCGTCGTCGACCTGGCTGCGGACGGCACGGTGACCATCCTGGCGGACAAGGTCGCCTCCTCGATGCAGGAGCACGCCCGGTTCGGCGGGGTGGTGCCCGAGATCGCCTCCCGTGCGCACCTGGAGCAGATGGGCCCCGTGATGCGGGCCGCGCTGGCGGAGGCGGGCGTGGCGCGGCCCGACGCGGTGGCGGCTACGGTCGGCCCGGGCCTGGCCGGCGCACTGCTGGTCGGGGCGTCGGCGGCGAAGGCCTACGCGGCCGCGTGGGACGTGCCGTTCTACGGGGTCAACCACCTGGGCGGCCACGTGGCGGTGGCCAACCTGGAGGGCGACCCGCTGCCGCACTCGGTGGCGCTGCTCGTTTCCGGCGGGCACACGCAGCTGCTGGAGGTGGAGGCGGTGGGGCGGCCGATGCGGGAGCTCGGCTCCACGCTCGACGACGCCGCCGGCGAGGCCTACGACAAGGTCGCACGGCTGCTGGGCCTGGGTTACCCGGGCGGACCGGTCATCGACCGGCTGGCGCGGCTCGGCGACCCCGCCGCGGTCGCCTTTCCGCGCGGGTTGACCAAGCGGGTGGATGAGGAGCGCGGCCACCGGCACGATTTCTCCTTCTCCGGGCTCAAGACCGCCGTCGCGCGCTACGTGGAGGCGGCGGAACGCGAGGGGCGGGTCATCTCCGTGGAGGACGTGTGCGCGTCCTTCCAGGAGGCCGTATGCGACGTCCTCACCCTCAAGGCGGTGCGGGCCTGCCAGGACACCGGCGCCGGGGTCCTTCTGCTGGGCGGGGGAGTGGCGGCCAACTCGCGGCTGCGGGAGCTGGCGCAGGAGCGGTGCGCGGCGGCGGGCATCGAGCTGCGCGTGCCGCGTTTCTCCCTGTGCACCGACAACGGCGTCATGATCGCCGCGCTGGCCGCCCAGCTCATCCACGAGGGGGCCGGGCCCAGCGAACTGACCGTGGGCACCGATCCGTCGCTCGAGGTGGAGATCCCGCTGGTCGGGGCCTGA